In Natranaerobius thermophilus JW/NM-WN-LF, the genomic stretch CATATGAGTGTTACATTTTTACGAAAACACATAGCTAAAATAACTAAAGCTATTATCCCTAAATACATCAAGTGAAAGCCCGACATCTCTAGAACTCCTTATTTAAATGATGCTTATCCCCTTATACTCCCTACTAAAAAATATGTGAGATGCGGGTAAAGGATTCTTGAAAGTCTAAATTTAGCCATAAATAATAAGGCCACCAAAGCCTTAAAAATAAGCTTTGATGGCCTTTGTATTAATTGTGAGTCATTCTTTATTCTTCGATTTCTACTATCATATCAACTTCAACTGGGCTATTTAACGGCAATTCACTAACACCCACGGCAGCTCTTGAATGTTCCCCTACTTCGCCAAAAACTTCACCTAAAAAGTCACTTGAGCCGTTTATTACCTGAGGCTGTTTATTAAATCCAGATTCGCTACTTACATATCCGGTGACCTTAACTATTTTCTTGATTTTTGATAAATCTCCGATTTCACCTTTTACTACACTTAAACAATTAATGGTGCAAAGTTTAGCAGCTTCATAAGCATCCTCTAAACTAACCTCTCCTCCAACTTTTCCTTCATACTGCAAGTTACCTTGTACTAAAGGTATTTGTCCGGACACAAACACCATATTTCCTGATTTGACTGATGGTACGTATGAAGCTACAGGCTTTGGTGGTTCTGGTAGTTCAATCCCCAGTTCTTGTAACTTTTTTTCTGGATTTGGTTTATTCAATATGTAGACCTCCTTTATTATTTTTTGCATAGTTAATTTTATCAATTTGGTTGGATTTTCTCAAATATATTTAAGTAAAAACTGCAAGGCAAATAAACACTGAAACTATAAAACCTACAAAATCCCCCACTAGGCCTACTCCCATGGCATGTCTAGTTTTTTTAATTCCAACGGCTCCGAAATATACAGTTAATACAAAAAGAGTTGTATCAGTACTTCCTTGCATTGTGGAAGCGATTCGTCCTACTAGAGAATCTGGTCCATGACTGTGAATTAATTCTGTAGTCATTGCGAAAGTACTAGATCCAGAAATCGGTCTCATTAATGCCAAGGGGACAACTTCTGTAGGAATATTAAATGTATCCATAACAGGCTCTATGATTTCTAAGATAAAATCCATACCACCACTGGCTCTAAAAATACCGAGAGCACTTAACATAGCCACTAAAGAAGGGATTAATTTAACTGATGTCTCAAAACCTTCTTTAGCACCTTCTATAAAAACATCGAAGACATTTATCTTCTTAAAATAACCATACAGAAGGGTGATGGTTATCATTGCAGGAACTGCCCATTTTGAAATAAAGTTAACAACTTCAAACACGGATTAGCCTCCTATTCAGCTAAACTTTTGGGCAATTTTATCCGTAACAATAGCTGCTAAGGATGAACAAAAAGTAGCTATTACAGTAGTACCAACAATCTCAGCTGGTTCTTTTGAATCCGCTGCACTTCGGATCCCAATTACTGCTGTTGGAATTAAGGTTAAACTTGATGTATTTACAGCCAAAAATGTACACATTGCATTAGTAGCTTCTTCTTTTTTCTCATTTAACTCTTGTAATTGTTCCATAGCTTTGATTCCAAAGGGGGTTGCTGCATTCCCCATACCCAGTAAATTTGCGCTCATATTCATTAAAATTAAGTTCATGGCAGGATGATCTCTTGGTACACTAGGAAATAATAATCTCGCTAAAGGGGTTAGGGCTTTATTGATTAAATTTATCAAGCCTGATCTTTCAATTATTTTCATAATTCCTAACCAAAAAGTCATAATACTAATAAGTCCGATGGCCAAGCTCACTGCTTGATCTGCAGAATCAAAAAGAGCTTGAGTAACTTCTTCTACATTGTCATTAATAAAAGCAAAAATAAAACCACCTATTATAAAGGTGAGCCATATAATATTTATCAAATCTACTCACCCCATTTATGGCAGAAATCTTCTGTAAAAGGGTTCATCAACTTCTTTTGAAGTTAAAAGTTCAGTTTCAGCTAAAGTGCATTTGCCAGATAATATTTGCAACGTACCTATCTCTTCTCCTTTCTCCAAAGGAGCTTGTAATTTTTTGGGAATTTTTATATGATAGTTTAAATCTCGATACTCCTGTGATTCTAAAGGTAAAACAATTTCACTACCAGCTACCACAGGAACAGTTGAATATTTCCCTTTTTCCACCGGAACTTCCCGCACTAATTGTCCTTTTTGAATTACCTGTTTCTCATTAAATTGATATATTCCGTACTCAAGTAAGTTTTCTGCATCTTGATACATTTTTGGAGCCTTTAAAACTGTTCCCACTACCTGCCTTTCATCTTTTGTTCCTGAAAAAATGAGACATCTTCCAGCAGCTTCTGTCCATCCAGTTTTAACACCGTCGGCTTCACTCAACTCATCCAACAGTTTATTATCATTGTTTAAGTATCTCCAGTCAGCATCTCCTTTTTCCCAAGGAATAAGTTTTTCCTTGGTACTTACAATTTCAGCAAACTTACTTTTCTTTAGAGCTTCTTTAGCAATAATAGTCATATCATAAGCCGTGGAATAATGATTGTCG encodes the following:
- a CDS encoding RidA family protein, whose product is MNKPNPEKKLQELGIELPEPPKPVASYVPSVKSGNMVFVSGQIPLVQGNLQYEGKVGGEVSLEDAYEAAKLCTINCLSVVKGEIGDLSKIKKIVKVTGYVSSESGFNKQPQVINGSSDFLGEVFGEVGEHSRAAVGVSELPLNSPVEVDMIVEIEE
- a CDS encoding spore maturation protein, translating into MFEVVNFISKWAVPAMITITLLYGYFKKINVFDVFIEGAKEGFETSVKLIPSLVAMLSALGIFRASGGMDFILEIIEPVMDTFNIPTEVVPLALMRPISGSSTFAMTTELIHSHGPDSLVGRIASTMQGSTDTTLFVLTVYFGAVGIKKTRHAMGVGLVGDFVGFIVSVFICLAVFT
- a CDS encoding nucleoside recognition domain-containing protein — protein: MINIIWLTFIIGGFIFAFINDNVEEVTQALFDSADQAVSLAIGLISIMTFWLGIMKIIERSGLINLINKALTPLARLLFPSVPRDHPAMNLILMNMSANLLGMGNAATPFGIKAMEQLQELNEKKEEATNAMCTFLAVNTSSLTLIPTAVIGIRSAADSKEPAEIVGTTVIATFCSSLAAIVTDKIAQKFS
- a CDS encoding D-alanyl-D-alanine carboxypeptidase family protein, whose product is MPVKHEPVLVKLIAGLIIGLLVLANSNLTNALPEEDLYELKEIEELEEEITATSACLVDVKTGRVLYEQNSHKQLPMASTTKVMTALLSLERGNLNEVVTASEAASEVEGSSIYLQEDEQLTLEAMLYGLMLESGNDAAHAIAEHIDGDIESFARNMTDRAESLGAKNTNFQNPHGLPSDNHYSTAYDMTIIAKEALKKSKFAEIVSTKEKLIPWEKGDADWRYLNNDNKLLDELSEADGVKTGWTEAAGRCLIFSGTKDERQVVGTVLKAPKMYQDAENLLEYGIYQFNEKQVIQKGQLVREVPVEKGKYSTVPVVAGSEIVLPLESQEYRDLNYHIKIPKKLQAPLEKGEEIGTLQILSGKCTLAETELLTSKEVDEPFYRRFLP